The sequence ACCTCGGCGTGAAGCGGTGGCTCTGCGTCGTCGGGGGCTCCATGGGCGGGATGCAGGCCCTCGAGTGGGGTGCGATGTATCCCGCGAGGGTGCGATCCATCGCCCCGCTGGCGGTCGGTTGCTCGGCGAGTCCGTGGCAGATCGGCTGGAGCGCCGTCGGGCGGGCCGCCATCGCCTTGGATCCCCGCTGGCGCGGCGGCGAGTACTACGACGCCGAGCCCGGCGACGGACCCCACGAGGGTTTGGCGCTCGCCCGGGCCGTGGCGCAGATCACCTACCGAAGCGACGAGCTCTTCGCCCAGCGCTTCGGCCGGTCGCTCGTGCGGCCCAACGAGCAGTTCGGTCTGTGGGACCGCTTCGGCGTGGAGGGCTACCTGGACTACCACGGCGAGAAGCTGGTGCGGCGCTTCGACGCCAACACGTACCTGCTGTTGAACAAGGCGATGGACACCCACGACATCGGGCGCGGCCGCGGCGGTCTGCAGCGGGCGGTGGCGCGGATCGGTGTGCCGGTGCTGACCGTCTCGATAAGTTCCGACACGCTGTACCCGCCGCGGCAGCAGACCGAGATGCGCGACCTCCTCGTGGCGGCCGACGGGGACTGCCGCTACGTGTTCCTGGAGAGCCCTCACGGTCATGACGGCTTCCTGGTGGAGACGAGGGCCGTTTCGGCCGCTCTGGCTGAGTTCCTCGAGTCGGTGGAGAAGGATCACACCGCGCCGGGGACGGGCTGATCGAGAGGGCGCCGGGCTACACTGTCGCCGACTTGCGGGCGTAGCTCAGTTGGTAGAGCGCCACCTTGCCAAGGTGAAGGTCGCCGGTTCGAGCCCGGTCGCCCGCTCGCAGGCTCGCCGGGGGCGAGTCCCCGGGGGCCACACAAACTGCATCGGTGCCCGAGCGGACGAAGGGAGCGGCCTGCAAAGCCGTCTTATCGCGGGTTCGAATCCCGCCCGATGCTCCGGAGCGCACCGTGGACGCCGAGCCTGCGGCGCCTCGGGCGCGATAGCCTGCCGGCGGGGCCGTTAGCTCAGCTGGCAAGAGCACTTGCATGACGCGCAAGGGGTCGGGGGTTCAAGTCCCTCACGGCCCACCCGAAAAAGCCCAGGGAGCCGGTGCAATTTGGTTGTCCCCCGGCGGGGGAATATCCTGCCGGAAACCGCGAGCCTGCTCCAGTACACTCCAACAAGCTCCGAACGGATTCTGACCAGCGACCATGCCACGAGTGCCCAACAACATCAGCAGTTCCGTCGGCCGGGGCATCGCCGTGGACCTGGGAACCGCCACGACCATCGTGTACGTGCGCGGCGAGGGCATCGTGCTCGAGGAACCCAGCGTGGCGGCACTCGACGCCCGCTCGGATCGCCTCCTGGCGGTCGGCCGCAACGCCAAGGAGATGATCGGTCGCACGCCGGCCAACATCCGCACGGTGCGCCCCCTGAAAGAGGGTGTCATCGCCGATTTCGGCGTGTGCGAGAAGATGCTGCGCTACTTCATCCAGCAGGTCCACAGCAATCGGTTCACCAAGCCGCGCATGGTCATCTGCGTGCCGTCGGGCATCACCCCGGTGGAGCAGCGGGCGGTCCAGGAGGTGGCCGAGTTCGCCGGCGCCCGTCGCCCCGTCTTCATCATCGAGGAGCCGATGGCGGCCGCCATCGGGGCCGGCATCGCCGTGCAGCAACCCTCCGGGAGCATGATCGTGGACGTTGGCGGCGGTACCACGGAGATCGCCGTCATCTCGCTCGGCGGCATCGTGGTGAGCCGTTCGGTCCGCGTGGCGGGCGACGATTTCGATCAGACGATCAGCGACTACATCCGCAAGGAATACAGCCTCGGTCTGGGCGAGCAGACCACCGAGCACGTGAAAGTCAAGTACACCTCGGCCTGGCCCCTGAACGAGGAGCTTCACCTGAGTATCCCCGGCCGTGATCTGGTCACGGGACTGCCGAAGAGCGTCGGCGTCAACACCGTCGAGTTGCGGGAGGCGATCGAGGAGCCGCTCAACGAGATCATCGGCGGCGTGCAGGCGACTCTGGACGCCGCGCCCCCCGAACTCACCGCCGACATCATGGAGAGCGGGATCCACCTCGCCGGCGGGGGTTCCCGGCTCATCGGCCTGGCGGAGCGCCTGGCGACTGAGACCGGGATCAAGGTCAACCGTGTGAAGAACCCCCAGTACGTCGTGGCGTACGGGTCGGGACACTCGCTCGAGGAGTTCGAATCACTGAGAGGCGTGCTGCATTCGCCGGTCGCTGAGTAGCCGGGCGATCGCATAGGGGAGCGGTCCCCGCAGTCGTGGCCATCCTCCAGGGCCGTTCCCGCCTCACGCTCGTCCTTCTGGTCCTCGTAACCGTCACGCTCGTCACCCTCGACGTGCGTAACGTCGAACCCTTCGAGCAGGCGAAGAACGCCGCCGAGGGCGCTCTCGGGCCCGTGGTGTCGGGCGCGCAGCGAGCTGGGCGCCCGGTGGTCGACGCCTGGGAGGCCGTCACGGACTACGACGACCTGAAGGCGGAGAACGAGCGCCTGCGCGCCGAACTCGACGTCGAGCGGGGCCGTGACCTGGCGAACGCCAGCGCCGCCGAGGTGCTCCAGGACTACCTCGCCGAGGCTGGGATCCAGTACGTGACCGACATTCCCTCGACCACGGGGCGAGTGGTCCGGAACCTCGGCAACTTCCCGGACTTCACCGTGGACGTGGACAAGGGTTCGTCGGCCGGGGTGAGGACGGGGATGCCGGCGGTGACCAGTGCCGGGCTGGTGGGGAGGGTGGTGGACGTCTCGCCCGGTCGGTCGCGCGTCCGGCTCATCAGCGACCCGGAGTTCGAGCTCGGCGTCCGCCTCGTGGGCACCGATGCGGTCGCCGTCGCCCGGGGAACGGGCCGTGATCAGCCGCTGGTGGTGAGTGAGGGGATCGGCGTCTCCGTCCCTGTGCACGTGGGCATGCTGGTCACGACCAGTGGGATCGACCGCAGTGTGTACCCACCGGACGTCCCGGTCGGCCTGGTGGCGGAGGTGGCGGTGGATCCGGGGCTCAACCAGGTCCTGTTCGTGCAGCCGGCGGCGTCGCTGGATTCGCTGAACTTCGTGACCATCCTGCTCTACGACAGCGGCCTGTGAGGGTCGGGGACGGCCGTGGGTGCTGAGACGGTCAAGACGGTGCTCCGGTCGGCACTCGTGCTGCTCTCCGTCTTCGTTCTGCAGGTGGGTCTCCTCGACGGACTGCGGATATTCGGCCGCGCCCCCGAACCGCTACTGGTCCTGGCCGCGGCGGGCGGTCTGGTGGGGGGCCCGTGGCGGGGTCTGCGGCTCGGCTTCGTGGCCGGCCTGCTGTACGACCTCGTCGCCGGCACCCCGCTGGGGCTGGCCGCCTTCGCCTACGCCGTGGTTGCCGCAGCCGCAGGTCTGCTGGCGGGCTACACGGTGCGGATGTGGTGGTTGGTGCCCCCGTTCGTGGCTCTGGGGTTGTCCGTCTACGTGTTCGCCGGTGAGGTGGTCGGCCAGGATCACCTGTTCGACGACCGCTACATGGTGACGCTCGGGGTGGTGGAGATCTGGGCGATCTTCCTGGCGGCGCCGACACTGCGCCTCGTGCGCTGGGCGTTCCACGAGACGACCGGCGTGCGAGCGGGCTCTCCCCGCGTGCGCGCCGTCCCTCCGAGCGTCCGGCCGCTGGACCGGGAGTCCGGGCTGTGAGCCTGGCGACGCCGGGTGGGGGTCGGTCCTCCGGTGCCGGTGGCGGCCGGCAGCGCGAGCCGGGCGCCGCGCCGCGGGGACGCTTCAGCCGTTACGACTCGCGCCGGCTGCGCCTCAGCATCCTCGGCGTGATCGGGCTGGCGCTCCTCGTGACGCTGGTGGTGCGCCTCTGGTACCTGCAGGTGGTGACGACGGAGCAGTTCGTGGAGAGGGCCGTCGGCAACATCATCCGCACCGTGCCCGAGCCGGCGCCCCGCGGTCGCATCTTCGACGTGCACGGCCGGGAACTGGTCGGGAACCGCATCGTCAACGTCGTCACGATGGACGCCTTCATCCTTCGCGACCAGATCGGGACGGCGCAGCGCCAACGTCTCGCCCTGGAGTTGGCGCGCCAACTCTCGCGTTCAGGCGTCCTGACAAAGTCGGTGGAGTTGACCCAGGCACTGGCCGACCCCGCCTACGGGCCGTTCGACCGGATTCCCCTGGCGGTCGGCGTGTCGGACGCCATCAAGGTGTTCCTGGCTGAGCGGAACGA comes from bacterium and encodes:
- a CDS encoding homoserine O-acetyltransferase translates to MSEDSGAARPPRLAAGLPVSGAWQEGDPAGDRRFFTLDTKRPFVLESGDSLDSVTIAYETWGTLDSDGSNAVLICHALTGDAHAYDPHLSKRGWWQGVIGPGEAIDVNRYFVVCANVLGGCQGSIGPASLNPATGRRWAASFPPVTIRDMVRTQARLADHLGVKRWLCVVGGSMGGMQALEWGAMYPARVRSIAPLAVGCSASPWQIGWSAVGRAAIALDPRWRGGEYYDAEPGDGPHEGLALARAVAQITYRSDELFAQRFGRSLVRPNEQFGLWDRFGVEGYLDYHGEKLVRRFDANTYLLLNKAMDTHDIGRGRGGLQRAVARIGVPVLTVSISSDTLYPPRQQTEMRDLLVAADGDCRYVFLESPHGHDGFLVETRAVSAALAEFLESVEKDHTAPGTG
- a CDS encoding rod shape-determining protein, whose translation is MPRVPNNISSSVGRGIAVDLGTATTIVYVRGEGIVLEEPSVAALDARSDRLLAVGRNAKEMIGRTPANIRTVRPLKEGVIADFGVCEKMLRYFIQQVHSNRFTKPRMVICVPSGITPVEQRAVQEVAEFAGARRPVFIIEEPMAAAIGAGIAVQQPSGSMIVDVGGGTTEIAVISLGGIVVSRSVRVAGDDFDQTISDYIRKEYSLGLGEQTTEHVKVKYTSAWPLNEELHLSIPGRDLVTGLPKSVGVNTVELREAIEEPLNEIIGGVQATLDAAPPELTADIMESGIHLAGGGSRLIGLAERLATETGIKVNRVKNPQYVVAYGSGHSLEEFESLRGVLHSPVAE
- a CDS encoding rod shape-determining protein MreC; this translates as MAILQGRSRLTLVLLVLVTVTLVTLDVRNVEPFEQAKNAAEGALGPVVSGAQRAGRPVVDAWEAVTDYDDLKAENERLRAELDVERGRDLANASAAEVLQDYLAEAGIQYVTDIPSTTGRVVRNLGNFPDFTVDVDKGSSAGVRTGMPAVTSAGLVGRVVDVSPGRSRVRLISDPEFELGVRLVGTDAVAVARGTGRDQPLVVSEGIGVSVPVHVGMLVTTSGIDRSVYPPDVPVGLVAEVAVDPGLNQVLFVQPAASLDSLNFVTILLYDSGL